The following DNA comes from Alienimonas californiensis.
GGATGACGCGACGCGAAGCGCCGTCGAATCTGCGGCACGTTCACCCTCGCCCTCGGCAACTTCCTCGATCAGTACTGGCTCAAGGCCGACGGGGAGCGGGTCTATCCGCTGCTCTGCTTTTCCAAGACGTTCTGTGACGTGAACGTGGAACCGGCCGACCTGGGCGAGGTGTACTAACCGTCAAGGAGTTGGGCGTGGCGCGAATACGCCCTCGGCACCGTCGCCAGCCATTTTTGCCGGCGAAGCGGAACCGGTGGTCGTCGGCTGCGTCGGCGACGAGGAAGAGTGAGCCGACGGCAGCGGGGCGTCGTTCGCGACGCCCTCGCTCCACCGGTTCCCGTCACCGGGCCGCGGCAAAGGGCCATCGACGGGACGACGACCGCTAATTCTTCCCCGACGCCTGTTACGCAACGACGGGGGCGGACGTTTCCACGGACACGGGGGGCTGACGCCCCCCGCTCGCCTCTCGCTGGGAGACGCGCCGGCCTCAGGCCGCGGCGGCTTCGCGCTCGCGAAAGGCGAGCAGGTCGCTCAGCGCCTGGGCCGTGCGGCGGTGGGCGCGGGCGCGGTGCTCGAACTGGCGACGCTTCGTGACGCTGCCCGCGGTGCGGGCTTTGCGGACGTACTTCTCGGCCAGTTCCGTTTTGACGGACACGAGGTGGAGGGCTTTGGCGTCGGTCATAACAGAACGGGGGCGGCGCAGAACGGTATCGACGGGAACGCGGGACGATAGCGACCGGACGACCGCCCGGCTAGCTCGCCGGCTCTCGCGAAGACTATTGCTGCACGCCCTTCGTCAGTTCCATGAAGGCGGTTTCGAGGTTCACTTCTTCCTCACGGAACAGCGTGGGGGCGAAACCGGCTTCCAACAGGCTCTGGGGGATGGCGGTGTAGTCCTCCACGCCGGGCTTCAGGGAGACGTTGATCGTCCCTTCGCCGTCGACCGTAACGGACCGCGCCTCGTCGGCCTGCTCCAGCAGTTGGGCGGCGGCTTCGGTGCGGTCCTTCACGCGGATTTGCAGCGTGATGCTCTCGCGGGCCTTGCGCATCACCTCGCGGACGTCGCCGTCCACCAGCAAGTTGCCTTTCTCGATCATCCCCACCCGCGTGCAGACGTCCGCCAGCTCCGGCAGGATGTGCGAAGAGACGATCACCGTCTTCTTCAGCTCGCCCAACCGGCGGAGCAGCCGGCGAATTTCGATCCGGGCCCGCGGGTCCAAGCCGCTCGCCGGTTCGTCCAGCAACAACACCTCCGGCTCGTGGAGCAGGGTGCGGGCCAGGCCGATCCGCTGCGTCTGGCCGCGGGAGAGCTGGTCGACGTAGGCGTCCCGTTTGAAGGTCATGTCGACCAGTTCGAGGCACTCCTCGCAGCGCTTGCGGCGGGCCGGGCCGTCGATGCGGAAGGCGGCGGCGAAGAACTCCAGGTACTCCGTAACGGTCATGTCCTCGTACACGCCGAAGGCGTCCGGCATGTAGCCGATCAGCCGGCGGACCTCCCGGCTGTTCCCGTAGATGCTTTTCCCGCAGACATAGGCCTCGCCGTAGTCCGGGTCCAGCAGGGTGGCGATCATCCGCATCGTCGTGGTCTTGCCGGACCCGTTGGGGCCGATGAACCCGAACACGTCGCCGGCCGCCAGCGACAAGTCGATCTCGTTCACGGCGATCAGGTCGCCGTAACGCTTCGTGAGTTTTTTGGTCTCGATCACCGGGGAACGATCAGCGGGCGGAGTGGAATGCGGGGGGAACGGGCGGACCCGGGATCAATGGACGACGCGGTCAGTCGGCTGCGGGGCCGAGCGGCCGGCGGCGGGGCAGGGCGGGGGCTTCGGCGTCGGAATCGAGCCGCACCGGACCGACGCTCGGCCCGGCGGGGGCGGCATCGGCGCTGCGCTCCGTCACGGGGAGGACTGCCCTGACGTACGTCACCGTCGGCCCATCCGCGGGGAAGGGGTCGCCGAAGGTCACCTCCAGGTCCGTCAGCGGGGCGTCCAGCCGGCCGAACAGCAGCGCCCGCCCGCTGCCGGCGAGGGCGGAGAGGTCCAGCCCCTCCAACTCGGCGTTGGAAAGCCCCGTAAACGCCGCCCCGCCGGACTGGGCGTACAGCGACAGGGCCGGCAGGATCACGCCGAAGTCCCGGCTGCGGGCGGCGTAGCGGGTGTAGACCAGCCGCTGGGTCTCGTCGAATTTCAGCGGGTCGTCGCCCCCGCCGCGCAGCGTCGACGGCCCCTCGCGGACCTCCCGCACCTGCGTGAGGAACCCCCGCAGGTCCCGCCGCAGCACGCCCGGCCCGTCCGGCCGCCACTCTGCCCCCGACGGCATTGACCCGTCCTCCCACAACTCCTCAGCGCCCGAATAGGGGTCGCCGGCCCGCTCCGGGTCCGGGCGATAGACGCGGCCGTTATGGATGAGGAAGAAGTCCGACAGCGCCCCCGGCAGCGTGTGCGAGACCGTGCCGGTGAGGAGCCCGTTCTCGGTGGCCAGTTGCCCCGCGACGGCCCCGTCGCCCGGTCCGGTCCAGTCGAGGCGAAACCGTTTGGCGGAGCGTTCCGGCAGCGGCACGCCGACGGCTTCCGTCCCCGCGACCGCGTATTCGCCCGGCGTCAGCCCCATGCCGCCGCCGCGGTAGAGCCCGCCGAACGTCGCGCCCGGCTCCGCGGCGTAGCCCAAGCGGCTCTCGTCGGGCTCCCCGGAGAACCGCTCCGTCGGCGTGACCCGCACGGTCAGGCGGCCCGCCTCCGGCGCCGGCACGGTCGCCCAGGCGGCGCCGCGGACGCGGTTCGCGGCGACGTCCACGTCCACCAGTTCCAGCCGACGCGGCGTGGCGTCGGCCTCCGCGGTTCCCCACACGGCCAGCGCCGTCGCCCCGCCGAGCCACAGCGGCAGCGTGACCCACGTCAGCGCCGGGCGGTTCAGCAGGCGATGGACGAGCAGATAGTCCAGCGGTCCGACGACGACCAGCAGGACCAGCGCCCAGACGCCCACTGTCCCCGGGGAGGCGCCGGCGGCAACGTCGGCCTCCAGCGCCTCGTACACTTGGTCGGCCATCTCGCCGGTCGGCGCCCGGTCGCCGGGGCCGGCCCCGCCGGGGGCGGAGCGGGTCAATTCCAGCAGGAAGGAGGGCAGCCCGCCCCAGCCGCTCAGCGGGGCCTCGTGCAGCGACGCCGCCACGACCGTTGCCCGGCCGAAGCCGATCGGCAGTTCCGCGACCAAGGCCCCGCCGTCGCCGGTCGCCAGCACGCGGCCGTCCGCGGCCGCGATTTCCGTCGCGTCCAGCGGCCGCACCGCGGCCGGCACCAGTCGGTTGATGACCGCCGCGGTGCCTCGTCCGCTGCCGGCCTTCGCCAGCCGTTCCAGCGCCGGGCGGGCCGTCAGCGCGACCGGGCCGCCGGGCGTGAGCGGAATCCAGTCCGGCAGTTCCCCGGTCGCGGACAGACTGACGATCAGGTGCCCCCCGCCGGCGACGTATTTCTGGAGGAACGCGTCGTCGTCCGGCCAGTCGTCGGCGTCGATCAGCAGCGTCCGCACCGTGCCCAGGGCGCCGGGGACGCTCGGCAGGTCGTTGGCCTGGGGGAACGCCGCGATCCGCACCGGCCGGCCGGGCCGATCCAACGGGCCAGCTGTATCCTCCGGGCTCTGCGACAGCGCCGCCGGCAACCGCACCGCCGCCCACAGCCGCTCGTCCGGGGCGAGCACGGTGAAGTCGTCGCCGGGGCGCAACGTGCCGGTCGTTTCCGGCTCAACCTGCCCTAGGCCGACGTCGCCGGCGGAGAACGTGATCTCGGATTCCGCTCGGCCCGCTTGGATGAGGCACACGCCGTCGACGGCCTCCACCTGACGTTGCAACCGCAGGCCGTCGCCGTCGGTCACCTCGACCGCGACCGGCATGTAGCTCGGTCCGCCCCGAAACTCGGCCAGGTCGAGCGATTCGACCCGCAGCGGAACCCAGGCCCCCGGCCGGACGAAGCCGCCGACGCCGGCGGTGGGCACACGCTGTTCAAAGGGGGCTTGGCCGCGGGCGTCGCTTGGGCCGAGCGTCGCCACACTAGCGACGAGCAGGGCGGCGATCGGCGGGAGCGGCGGGCGACGCAAAGCGGGGCGGTCCGGGGAGGAGCGGGGCGGAAGAATACAGGGACGCTACGCCCGCCGACACCGGCCGCGATGGGCACGATTTCACCGCTCCTTCGCTTCGACGCCCGGTTGAGCGATCTGTCAGGCCTCGCTGGCGGCTTCCAGCAGGTCGGCGAGGCCCTCTAGAGCCACCGGCGGGATCGTGTGCGGGCCGGGGAAGGCTTCGAACCGCACCGTGTGTCCGGCGTCGGTCAGCAGGTCCCGCAACGCCTCGCCGCTCTCGTACGGCAGGATCGGGTCGGCCGTGCCGTGGGACTGGAACACCCGCCGCGACGGACAGGTCGCCGCCCACGCGCTCCACTCGTCCTCCGCCACAAACGCCCCGCTGAGGATCGCCAGTCCGCCGAGTTCCCCTTCGGTCCGCAGGGCGTAGTCGGTCGTCAGCATCGCCCCCTGGGAGAAGCCGCCGACGACCAGACTCTCGCTCGGGAGTCCGTCGAGAGTCAGCAGGGAGTCAATCGCGGAGTCCAACTGAGTCCGCAGGGCGTCGATGCCCTCCGGCCGCTCCCGCCGCAACGCCGCGACCCGCTGTGCCGGCGGTAGGTTCAGGCGGTTCATGTTCAGCATCCACCAGGCCCGGGCGCCGGGCATGCCCATCGCCGCCAGATCGTGCGGGGCCGCGGGGAAGTGCACGCGGGCGCGTCCAACCAGCGCCGGGCGTAGGCGGAACAGTTCGGCCGCCAGGCCGACGAGGTCCGTCCCCGGGGCGCCGAAGCCGTGGCAGAGGAGCAGGGCCGCCTCCACCGGCTCGCCCGCCGGCGGGCCGACGGTGCGGACGGTCAGCCCGGCGTGTTCGGAGGTGGTCTGGGTCAGGAGGACGTTCATGGGGTCGGTTTGACGACGGGAATGGTGTGTCGTCTCTCTGACGACGATGTGGCGGGGCCGCGACAGATCTGCGGCCCCATCTCAGTGGGCGATTCGTCACAACTCATTGCAGCGGAGTTGTTTGTGCCGAAAGCGTATGCGCGGGTACGAGATTGGCGACGAACTTCGGTTGCGAATCGCTCCGCGGGAACACGTTACAGTGTTCGCCTCGGCGCTCCCGCCGCC
Coding sequences within:
- a CDS encoding ABC transporter ATP-binding protein codes for the protein MIETKKLTKRYGDLIAVNEIDLSLAAGDVFGFIGPNGSGKTTTMRMIATLLDPDYGEAYVCGKSIYGNSREVRRLIGYMPDAFGVYEDMTVTEYLEFFAAAFRIDGPARRKRCEECLELVDMTFKRDAYVDQLSRGQTQRIGLARTLLHEPEVLLLDEPASGLDPRARIEIRRLLRRLGELKKTVIVSSHILPELADVCTRVGMIEKGNLLVDGDVREVMRKARESITLQIRVKDRTEAAAQLLEQADEARSVTVDGEGTINVSLKPGVEDYTAIPQSLLEAGFAPTLFREEEVNLETAFMELTKGVQQ
- a CDS encoding alpha/beta hydrolase, whose product is MNVLLTQTTSEHAGLTVRTVGPPAGEPVEAALLLCHGFGAPGTDLVGLAAELFRLRPALVGRARVHFPAAPHDLAAMGMPGARAWWMLNMNRLNLPPAQRVAALRRERPEGIDALRTQLDSAIDSLLTLDGLPSESLVVGGFSQGAMLTTDYALRTEGELGGLAILSGAFVAEDEWSAWAATCPSRRVFQSHGTADPILPYESGEALRDLLTDAGHTVRFEAFPGPHTIPPVALEGLADLLEAASEA